A single genomic interval of uncultured Cohaesibacter sp. harbors:
- the livM gene encoding high-affinity branched-chain amino acid ABC transporter permease LivM → MSDFFQTRVGAALKDAALAAVITLLLASIMVGLRTKTEQGGLVIVGQWGLVAWMVGIVFVGRLAMSLLIWRGNNPVANAMNAMLPKQDTVSKIGKLVGPLLLLFAVTLPFYGNRYVIDMGILVLTYIMLGWGLNIVVGLAGLLDLGYVAFYAVGAYSYALFAQYFDLSFWVCLPLAGILAAFWGMILGFPVLRLRGDYLAIVTLAFGEIIRVVLLNWYEFTGGPDGISRIPRPSFFGLEFTRKNGFADFFGLDYSSMHRIIFLFYLILILALITNFVTMRLRKLPIGRAWEALREDEIACRSLGINTTNTKLTAFALGAMFGGFAGAFFATRQGFISPESFTFMESAIILAIVVLGGLGSQLGVVIASLVMIGGFEVFRDLEDLRMLVFGLLMVGIMIWKPRGIVSSRAPSVFLKEKKSVSGDLVAEGEG, encoded by the coding sequence ATGTCAGACTTCTTCCAAACGCGCGTTGGCGCTGCGTTGAAAGATGCAGCCCTCGCCGCGGTGATTACTCTTTTGCTCGCCTCGATCATGGTTGGCCTGCGCACCAAAACGGAACAAGGCGGACTGGTCATTGTGGGCCAATGGGGTCTTGTCGCCTGGATGGTAGGCATCGTTTTCGTTGGACGCCTTGCCATGAGCCTGCTCATCTGGCGCGGTAACAATCCGGTTGCCAATGCCATGAACGCCATGCTGCCCAAGCAGGATACAGTCAGCAAGATCGGCAAGCTTGTCGGCCCACTGCTACTGCTCTTCGCCGTCACCCTGCCCTTTTATGGCAACCGCTATGTTATCGACATGGGCATTCTGGTCCTGACCTACATCATGCTCGGCTGGGGGCTCAATATCGTGGTGGGTCTGGCCGGTCTGCTTGACCTAGGCTATGTTGCCTTCTATGCGGTAGGCGCCTATTCGTACGCCCTCTTCGCGCAGTATTTCGACCTGTCCTTCTGGGTCTGCCTGCCGCTCGCCGGCATTCTGGCCGCTTTCTGGGGCATGATCCTTGGCTTCCCCGTCCTGCGTCTACGCGGTGACTATCTGGCAATCGTGACCTTGGCATTCGGTGAAATCATTCGTGTCGTACTGCTGAACTGGTATGAATTTACCGGCGGCCCGGATGGCATCTCCCGTATTCCACGCCCCTCCTTCTTCGGGTTGGAATTTACCCGCAAGAACGGCTTTGCGGATTTCTTCGGGCTCGACTATTCTTCCATGCACCGGATCATCTTCCTCTTCTATCTCATTCTGATCCTCGCTCTGATAACCAACTTCGTGACCATGCGTCTGCGCAAGTTGCCAATCGGGCGCGCTTGGGAAGCCTTGCGTGAAGATGAAATTGCATGCCGGTCTCTGGGCATAAACACCACCAACACCAAGCTGACGGCCTTTGCATTGGGCGCTATGTTCGGCGGTTTTGCCGGTGCCTTCTTCGCCACCAGACAGGGCTTCATTTCTCCGGAAAGTTTCACCTTTATGGAATCGGCGATCATTCTGGCCATCGTGGTTCTGGGCGGCCTGGGCAGCCAGTTGGGTGTCGTCATAGCCTCTCTCGTCATGATTGGCGGCTTCGAGGTCTTCCGTGATCTGGAAGATCTGCGCATGCTCGTCTTCGGTCTGCTGATGGTCGGCATCATGATCTGGAAGCCACGCGGCATTGTCTCCAGCAGAGCACCTTCAGTGTTCCTCAAGGAGAAGAAATCCGTATCCGGTGATCTCGTTGCGGAGGGTGAAGGATGA
- a CDS encoding ABC transporter ATP-binding protein, whose amino-acid sequence MTTWQDNPILTVEHLTMRFGGLVAVDDLSFEVGRGDITALIGPNGAGKTTVFNCVTGFYKPTEGRITMKRENGQEFLLERIPDFEIAHHARVARTFQNIRLFGGMTVLENLMIAQHNKLMKDSVFSIGGIFGIKSFRKSEEASVKKATEWLERINLIDRADDPAADLPYGDQRRLEIARAMCTNPELLCLDEPAAGLNPRETSELNGLLHSIRDIDKTAVLLIEHDMSMVMEISDHVVVLDYGVKISDGDADFVQNDPRVIAAYLGVDDDEVEVAEAEAKVGQKEGATS is encoded by the coding sequence ATGACCACTTGGCAAGACAATCCAATTCTGACCGTTGAGCATCTCACCATGCGCTTCGGCGGTCTGGTCGCGGTCGACGATCTTTCTTTCGAGGTCGGGCGCGGCGACATCACCGCCCTCATCGGCCCGAACGGCGCGGGCAAGACGACCGTCTTTAACTGCGTCACCGGCTTCTACAAGCCCACCGAAGGGCGCATTACGATGAAACGGGAGAACGGTCAGGAATTCCTGCTGGAACGCATCCCCGATTTCGAGATTGCGCACCACGCTCGCGTCGCCCGGACATTCCAGAATATTCGCCTGTTCGGCGGCATGACCGTTCTGGAAAACCTCATGATCGCGCAGCACAACAAGCTGATGAAAGACTCGGTCTTTTCGATCGGCGGTATCTTTGGCATCAAGTCCTTCCGCAAATCCGAGGAAGCCTCGGTCAAAAAAGCGACCGAATGGCTTGAGCGCATCAATCTGATTGATCGTGCCGATGACCCGGCAGCAGACCTGCCATATGGCGACCAGCGTCGCCTCGAGATTGCCCGTGCCATGTGCACCAATCCCGAGCTGCTGTGCCTTGACGAACCGGCCGCCGGCCTCAACCCGCGTGAGACCAGCGAACTCAATGGCCTGCTTCATTCTATTCGCGATATCGACAAGACAGCCGTTCTGCTCATCGAGCATGACATGTCCATGGTGATGGAAATTTCCGATCACGTCGTGGTTCTTGACTATGGCGTCAAGATTTCCGACGGCGACGCGGATTTCGTTCAGAATGATCCGCGCGTGATCGCCGCCTATCTGGGCGTTGATGACGATGAAGTCGAAGTTGCTGAAGCCGAAGCCAAAGTCGGGCAGAAAGAGGGAGCCACATCATGA